Proteins from one Faecalibacterium sp. I3-3-33 genomic window:
- the rimM gene encoding ribosome maturation factor RimM (Essential for efficient processing of 16S rRNA), whose product MQQYLEAGKVVTTHGVRGEMKLELWCDGVDFLKKAGRLYPSAQGGKAYKILSIRPQGQMALLQLEGVSDMDAARALRGQVFYFDRNDATLPAGRWYVADLIGCEVRDADTGKVYGVVTSVDHPGAQDIYTVKAPSGKEYMFPGVDAFLKERNPPEGYILVTPIPGLLDDDFDSEREEE is encoded by the coding sequence ATGCAGCAATATCTGGAAGCCGGAAAAGTTGTTACCACCCACGGTGTGCGCGGGGAAATGAAGCTGGAGCTTTGGTGCGACGGGGTGGATTTTTTGAAAAAAGCGGGTCGCCTGTACCCTTCGGCACAGGGCGGCAAAGCCTATAAGATCCTTTCCATCCGTCCACAGGGGCAGATGGCGCTGCTCCAGCTGGAGGGGGTCAGCGATATGGACGCCGCCCGGGCACTGCGCGGGCAGGTGTTCTATTTTGACCGCAACGATGCCACCCTGCCCGCAGGGCGGTGGTATGTGGCAGACCTCATCGGGTGCGAGGTGCGGGACGCTGACACCGGCAAGGTGTACGGTGTGGTGACCAGCGTAGACCACCCGGGTGCGCAGGATATCTACACCGTCAAAGCACCCAGCGGCAAGGAGTATATGTTCCCCGGGGTGGATGCCTTCCTGAAAGAGCGCAACCCGCCGGAGGGATATATCCTCGTCACCCCCATCCCCGGCCTGTTGGATGACGATTTTGACAGCGAGCGGGAGGAGGAGTAA
- a CDS encoding HPr family phosphocarrier protein, with product MYVKEVTVENQVGLHARPATFFIQKANEFKSSIWVEKEERRVNAKSLLGVLSLGIVGGTTIRIIADGADEQAAVDGLIKLVESGFAE from the coding sequence ATGTACGTAAAAGAAGTTACCGTTGAAAATCAGGTTGGTCTGCACGCTCGTCCGGCTACCTTCTTTATCCAGAAGGCAAACGAGTTCAAGTCTTCCATCTGGGTCGAAAAGGAAGAACGCCGCGTGAACGCAAAGAGCCTGCTGGGCGTTCTGTCTCTGGGTATCGTTGGCGGCACCACCATCCGCATCATCGCTGACGGCGCTGATGAGCAGGCTGCCGTGGACGGCCTGATCAAGCTGGTGGAGTCCGGCTTTGCAGAGTAA
- the trmD gene encoding tRNA (guanosine(37)-N1)-methyltransferase TrmD: MGMRVDIVTLFPEMCQQVLDASIIGRAAKRGYIETHCHQIRDYTLNKQKQTDDYPYGGGCGMVLYAQPIADCLRAVQREVAEQGRPAPHIVFLTAGGQRYTEEHAKRLAQYDNLTLVCGHYEGIDERVIEAFADEEISIGDYILTGGELASLVVADSVLRLKPGVLAEQKGYEEESYWDGLLEYPQYTRPEVWEGRAVPEVLLGGDHAKIDAWRGEQSRTRTRLRRPELYEQWCTSHPIAEVPKWKRGENVRLVKTAEQFAAAAKLFAEGRQAVCADNWTPEYCRALTEPQFLLQLQQEKAAGWVCYLHTTKDVPDGMVCVSHKAGHIEHLFVTEKARGNGIGAKLLDFARKKLPEHAHPVLSVLNTNTRAIALYTRMGWQLDGSTSLEFDPQQYPTVTRKCALVQMRYAGPAQE; encoded by the coding sequence ATGGGAATGCGTGTGGATATCGTGACTCTGTTCCCGGAGATGTGCCAGCAGGTGCTGGACGCCAGCATCATCGGCCGAGCGGCAAAGCGGGGCTATATTGAGACCCACTGCCACCAGATCCGGGACTACACCCTGAACAAGCAGAAGCAGACCGACGATTACCCTTACGGCGGCGGCTGCGGCATGGTGCTGTACGCCCAGCCCATCGCGGACTGCCTGCGGGCGGTGCAGCGCGAGGTGGCCGAACAGGGACGCCCCGCCCCGCACATCGTGTTCCTGACGGCGGGCGGACAGCGCTACACCGAGGAGCACGCCAAGCGCTTGGCACAGTACGACAACCTGACGCTGGTCTGCGGCCACTACGAGGGCATTGACGAGCGTGTCATCGAAGCTTTTGCGGACGAGGAAATCTCCATTGGTGATTATATCCTGACCGGCGGCGAGCTGGCCAGCCTTGTGGTGGCAGACAGCGTGCTGCGCCTGAAGCCCGGCGTATTGGCCGAGCAGAAGGGCTACGAGGAGGAAAGCTACTGGGACGGCCTGCTGGAATACCCCCAGTACACCCGCCCCGAGGTGTGGGAGGGCCGTGCCGTGCCCGAGGTGCTGCTGGGCGGCGACCACGCTAAAATCGACGCGTGGCGCGGCGAGCAGAGCCGCACTCGCACCCGTCTGCGCCGCCCGGAGCTGTACGAGCAGTGGTGCACGAGCCACCCCATTGCCGAAGTGCCCAAGTGGAAGCGGGGCGAGAATGTCCGGCTGGTAAAGACCGCCGAGCAGTTTGCCGCCGCCGCAAAGCTGTTTGCCGAGGGACGGCAGGCTGTCTGCGCCGACAACTGGACGCCGGAATACTGCCGCGCTCTGACCGAGCCGCAGTTTTTGCTGCAATTGCAGCAGGAAAAGGCGGCGGGCTGGGTGTGCTACCTGCACACCACCAAGGATGTGCCGGACGGCATGGTGTGCGTCAGCCATAAGGCGGGGCATATCGAGCACCTGTTCGTCACGGAAAAAGCCCGGGGCAACGGCATTGGCGCAAAGCTGCTGGATTTTGCCCGCAAAAAGCTGCCGGAGCACGCACACCCGGTACTGAGTGTGCTGAACACCAACACCCGCGCCATTGCGCTGTATACCCGCATGGGCTGGCAGCTGGACGGCAGCACCAGTCTGGAATTTGACCCGCAGCAATACCCTACCGTGACGCGTAAATGCGCACTGGTGCAGATGCGCTACGCAGGCCCTGCGCAGGAGTGA